The sequence CGATGCTGGCCTGGTTGCTGGCGTCGATGCCACCGACCAGCACATGTACACCACGCTCCTCGGCCGCAGCGATCAGCGCCTGCAACAGCACGCGCCCCAGGCCTTTGCCGCGATGGTCCTGGTGCACATAGATCGCATGCTCGACGCTGTACTTGAACGCCGGCCAGGCGCGAAAGGTGCCGTAACTGGCAAAGCCCATCAGCGTGCCATCGGCATCTTCGACACCGATCACGGGGAATCCGCCCGCACGCTTGGCCGCGAACCAGCCGACCATGCTCTCCGGCAGACGTGGCCGGTAGTCGTACAACGCGGTCGAGTTGGCGATGGCCTCGTTGAAGATGTCCAGGATTGCGCTGGCGTGACGCGACTCACTGCAGTCGATAAGGCGCATGGGATCCGCTGAGCTGGGGGGTCGTCGAATTAGAAAGCATTGCCGGGCGCTGAACAACGCGAGCGGCGCACAACCAATCGGCACCTGCGCTGTCACTCAATCGCAGCCACTGGATGCAGCG comes from Xanthomonas vesicatoria ATCC 35937 and encodes:
- a CDS encoding GNAT family N-acetyltransferase, translating into MRLIDCSESRHASAILDIFNEAIANSTALYDYRPRLPESMVGWFAAKRAGGFPVIGVEDADGTLMGFASYGTFRAWPAFKYSVEHAIYVHQDHRGKGLGRVLLQALIAAAEERGVHVLVGGIDASNQASIALHQQFGFTHAGTVREAGFKFGRWLDLAFYQRILATPSDPHDD